In Vibrio sp. 10N, the following proteins share a genomic window:
- the tssG gene encoding type VI secretion system baseplate subunit TssG has product MSALNGQGLETIEQFHHYVAALENALAGKEGRVGTDALPSSELLHFRSCTHLGFPGKAVEKIVEPNGERSQYELLVGFLGLIGPSGVMPRHFSERVLRETKKRDAATADFLDIFHHRLIALYHRAWEKYHHPTLYQHYLQTGVPDAITRMLFVISGAQSDLEARYAGLLAHPNRNTKSLKQILEHMSGCDVDIEERVGRWLHVEPDQQSRLASRIEERGQFACLGEGVLVGKRVWDVNSTIAITLRPHSRAKAERYMPQSPALKILKGITKAYLPTHIHSVWQLAVKTGDLPVSTVGATDVGLGHGTLLAYPAKRGHQIINISIGTGH; this is encoded by the coding sequence GTGAGTGCACTGAATGGTCAAGGACTGGAAACCATTGAGCAGTTTCACCACTATGTCGCAGCACTTGAAAATGCGCTAGCGGGCAAAGAGGGTCGAGTGGGTACAGATGCATTGCCAAGCTCTGAGTTACTGCATTTTCGATCTTGTACCCATTTAGGCTTCCCAGGCAAAGCGGTTGAAAAAATTGTCGAACCGAATGGCGAGCGAAGCCAATATGAGCTCTTAGTCGGCTTCTTGGGGCTGATCGGTCCAAGCGGCGTAATGCCAAGGCACTTTAGTGAGAGAGTGTTGCGGGAAACGAAAAAGAGAGATGCGGCCACCGCTGATTTTCTCGACATTTTTCATCACCGATTGATCGCTTTGTATCACCGTGCCTGGGAAAAATATCACCATCCAACGCTGTATCAGCATTATTTACAAACTGGCGTGCCAGATGCGATTACTCGAATGTTATTTGTTATTTCGGGTGCCCAAAGTGATCTTGAGGCACGTTATGCAGGGCTTTTGGCCCATCCTAACCGAAACACTAAAAGCCTCAAACAAATCCTTGAGCATATGTCGGGGTGTGATGTTGATATAGAGGAGCGAGTGGGACGATGGTTGCACGTCGAACCTGATCAGCAAAGTCGGCTTGCTAGTCGAATTGAGGAACGCGGGCAGTTTGCATGTTTAGGTGAAGGAGTCTTGGTGGGGAAGCGCGTATGGGATGTGAATTCGACCATTGCCATTACATTACGTCCCCATAGTCGCGCTAAAGCTGAGCGTTATATGCCTCAATCTCCTGCCTTGAAGATTCTTAAGGGTATAACCAAAGCCTACTTGCCAACCCACATTCATTCTGTTTGGCAACTGGCGGTGAAAACAGGGGATTTGCCAGTGTCGACTGTCGGAGCGACAGACGTTGGCTTAGGGCACGGCACTTTGCTGGCTTACCCTGCTAAGCGTGGACATCAAATTATTAATATTTCAATTGGAACTGGGCATTAA